In Gymnogyps californianus isolate 813 chromosome 1, ASM1813914v2, whole genome shotgun sequence, the following are encoded in one genomic region:
- the LOC127029509 gene encoding lysozyme g-like, whose protein sequence is MIPMLLLLGLTALVAPSMSYSCYGDISALQAPSISCTAVRAPDCGLATVQRTAEADIVRLRKYEIPIKRVARNLCLDPALIAAIISQESRVGLLLDNGWDQERHKYGLMQLDGQQHHPFGVWDSEEHINQCSTILVLAINEVRARHPTWTWDQQLRGGICTYRAKMGNLQVYDEDPCNRDNYYVNSVIRRAQYFKRHGF, encoded by the exons ATGATCCCCATGCTGCTCTTGCTGGGCCTTACGGCCCTGGTCG CTCCATCCATGAGTTACAGTTGCTATGGTGATATAAGTGCTCTTCAAGCCCCCTCGATCTCCTGTACAGCCGTAAGAGCCCCAGACTGTG GACTTGCCACGGTACAGAGGACTGCTGAGGCAGACATTGTACGCCTGAGGAAATATGAGATCCCGATTAAGAGAGTAGCCAGAAACCTGTGCTTGGACCCAGCGCTCATCGCTGCCATCATCTCGCAGGAGAGCCGTGTCGGCCTGCTCCTGGACAACGGCTGGGACCAGGAACGGCACAAGTATGGCTTGATGCAG CTTGACGGGCAGCAACACCACCCTTTTGGAGTGTGGGATAGTGAAGAACACATAAATCAGTGCTCAACTATCCTGGTTCTTGCAATTAATGAAGTACGGGCAAGACATCCTACCTGGACCTGGGACCAGCAGCTGAGAG GGGGAATCTGCACCTACCGTGCCAAAATGGGCAACCTCCAGGTCTACGACGAAGACCCATGCAACAGAGACAACTACTACGTCAACAGCGTGATTAGGCGAGCCCAGTATTTTAAGAGACATGGGTTCTAG
- the LOC127027210 gene encoding lysozyme g-like: MLCGLRTASSVASERWDKCEMLQRALAKAVTGSLSLETRACSSSRALAGACKLQRARHRTGAFLFPVIPATCGKCTESAAPKCRQQIKSPFVSRTCSEKVGCGEKVGRHPAANMSGCLERYGKILNVDTTGASEATAKPEGLSYAGVPASEKIAERDLKNMEKYQAKITKVGNSKCVDPAVIAGIISRESHAGTVLKDGWGDHGNAFGLMQVDKRYHNIVGSWDSEEHLAQGTDILCGMINEIQKKFPTWTKEQQLKGGISAYNAGANNVQSYDRMDIGTTHNDYANDVVARAKFYKRNGY, translated from the exons ATGCTGTGTGGCTTACGTACTGCCTCCTCCGTGGCAAGCGAGCGATGGGACAAGTGTGAGATGCTGCAAAGAGCACTGGCAAAAGCCGTAACCGGTTCTCTGTCCCTGGAGACCCgagcctgcagcagctcccgAGCTCTCGCTGGAGCCTGCAAGCTGCAGCGTGCTCGACATCGCACAGGT GCGTTCCTGTTTCCCGTAATACCAGCGACATGTGGGAAGTGCACTGAGTCAGCTGCTCCAAAATGCCGCCAGCAGATAAAAAGCCCATTTGTCTCCAGGACGTGCAGCGAGAAGGTGGGGTGCGGCGAGAAGGTGGGGAGACATCCTGCAGCAAACATGTCAG GCTGTTTGGAGCGTTATGGGAAAATACTGAATGTTGACACAACTGGAGCTTCGGAGGCAACCGCAAAACCGGAAGGCCTGAGCTATGCAG GAGTTCCTGCCTCAGAGAAGATTGCAGAAAGAGATTTGAAGAACATGGAGAAATACCAAGCTAAGATTACAAAAGTTGGCAACAGCAAGTGTGTTGATCCAGCTGTGATTGCTGGTATTATCTCTCGAGAGTCGCATGCTGGGACAGTGCTGAAGGACGGCTGGGGTGACCATGGAAATGCATTTGGTTTAATGCAG GTTGACAAACGGTACCATAACATTGTCGGGTCATGGGACAGCGAAGAGCACTTAGCACAAGGCACAGATATTTTATGCGGGATGATAAACGAAATCCAGAAGAAATTCCCAACTTGGACAAAGGAACAGCAGCTCAAAG GTGGGATTTCAGCTTATAATGCAGGAGCTAACAACGTCCAGAGCTACGACAGAATGGATATTGGCACAACACACAATGACTACGCCAATGATGTGGTTGCAAGAGCCaagttttataaaagaaatggaTACTGA
- the LOC127024869 gene encoding lysozyme g, translating to MHPMLMLLGLAALLGASQGRTDCYGSVNRIKTSGASCKTAKPEGLSYCGVSASEKIAERDLRAMNQYKTLIKKVGEKLCVEPALIAGIISRESHAGKALKNGWGDNGNGFGLMQVDRRSHKPVGQWNSETHLTQGTNILIMMIKTIWSKFPHWTKDQQLKGGISAYNAGAKNVRSYDRMDIGTTHDDYSNDVVARAQYYKKHGY from the exons ATGCACCCAATGCTCATGCTGCTGGGCCTTGCTGCCCTCCTGG GTGCCTCCCAGGGCCGCACGGATTGCTATGGCAGtgtaaacagaattaaaacctCTGGGGCTTCATGCAAAACTGCAAAGCCAGAGGGTTTATCCTACTGCG GAGTTAGTGCTTCAGAAAAGATCGCTGAACGGGACCTAAGAGCTATGAATCAATATAAAACACTCATTAAGAAAGTTGGCGAAAAACTGTGTGTCGAACCAGCCCTGATTGCTGGCATCATCTCCCGGGAATCTCATGCCGGCAAAGCACTGAAGAATGGCTGGGGCGACAATGGAAACGGATTTGGTTTAATGCAG GTTGACAGAAGATCACATAAACCTGTGGGACAATGGAACAGCGAAACTCATCTTACCCAGGGCACAAACATACTTATCATGATGATAAAGACAATATGGAGCAAGTTCCCACACTGGACAAAAGATCAACAGCTGAAAG GTGGGATTTCTGCCTACAATGCTGGTGCTAAGAACGTCCGAAGCTATGACAGAATGGACATCGGCACCACCCACGATGACTACTCCAACGACGTGGTTGCACGAGCCCAGTATTACAAGAAACACGGATACTAG